Below is a genomic region from Rouxiella chamberiensis.
GGCATATCTGGCGCATCGGTTTCAAGCAACAGAGAAGTCAGCGGCAGTTTCGCCATCACCTGCCGTGTTTTCTGCGCTCTTTCATAGGTAATGGTGCCGCCTACGCCGATGGCAAAACCCAGCCGTACAAAGGCTTCGGCCTGAGAGAGGCTACCGGCAAAGCCGTGCACCACGCCGGTTGCGGGTAGAGAGACTTTTCGCAGCATGGCGGCCAGCTTATCGTGGGTGCGCCGTGAATGCAGAATCAGAGGAAGATGGTATTTTTTGGCGAGAGCAAACTGGGCATTCAGTAACCTTTGCTGTTTGTCGAAATCGGGGTTTTCCATATACAGATCCAGCCCCGTTTCACCGATCGCCACCAGCTTTTCATGGCGGCCGCCAAGCTGCTCGTCGAGTTGTTCGAGGCAGGAATCGGTATGGCTACTAATACAGATTGGATGCAGGCCCAGCGCGGCAAACAGCGCGCCATGTTCTTTCGCAAGACGCAGGATTTTTTCAAAACGTGCCGCTTCGACGGCGGGCACAATCACCTGCTTTACGCCCGCCTCTGCCGCAAGCCGCAGGCTTTCGGCTTCGTGACCGCTAAAAGGCGGGAAATCAAAATGACAGTGGGTATCGATAAATGCGGGCTTCACAGCGCGTCTCCCTCGCCTTCCAGGGTTGGCGGCGTCATACGCGTATCCGGCGCGAACGGACTGTCGATGTCAGCGGTTTCCTGAACGGGGCTGCCGACCACGCGGGAAGCTTCATCCATAAACGCGCTGGCGACTTTGCGCTGCGCGACGTCGAGCAGATTTTCCGTCAGGGCGATATCATCCGGAACAACGATATCATTAACGGCCGGTTGCGGCGCAATGAATGCCTGATTCGCCGCGGCACTCGGCGGCAACGCGATTTCCGGCGTGGTTAAAGGCGGGATAACGACAGCGGTGCGGCGAACCTTGCGCGGCGTAATAATCGGCATAGGCATGTCTTTTTCTCGCGGCATCAACCAGTGCGAGGCTATCGAAAGGAAGTAGCGCGCGCAGCGGCGGCCAAGATGGTAATCCTGATTCAGCGCTGGCAAACGGCTGCCAAGTGCATGACTGGCAAGCGGTTTCGGCGGGAAAATTTCGAAGATGCGCAGGTCGCCCGGCGGGTTCTCGATAAACTGCTGAATGCGGTAATAGCTTTGCTCGTGATGCTGCACCATATGGACCAACTGTTGCAGGCTGCTTTCGCTCAACCACTGCTCCATGCGCTTCATCCATTGCGGGGTATAGAACATCGCCGAAGGCACGGTGCGAATAACGACAATGGTGTCTGCGCCGCGGCGATAGGCCTCTTCCACTGGAATGGCATCACTGATTCCGCCGTCCTGATAGCTGATTCCGTCAAGATCCACGCCCATGCGGTAAAAACCCGGAATCGCGCTTGAAGCTTTTATGAGGGGCAGCCAGCTTTCGCGGGTAGGAGCAAAGTAATTGGGTTGGTAATCGTCACTGCGGCAGGCGCACATCAGGAATTCGCGGCCGTCGATCAGCAGCTTTTCGGCGCTGTCCATTGCGAGCGGCATGTTCCTGGAGGTTTCATCGACCAGCCAGTCGAGATCGATAAGGTGTCCGCCACGAACAAATCGTAGAGGATTGAAGAAGTTAGGGCTGGTGGTGTAGCGTGTAATCACGCGTCGGGCATAACCTGCCTGACCGCAAACATACGCCGAGAGATTTTGTGCACCGGCGGAAGTGCCGATAAGAAGGTCGAAAGGGTTGAACCCTGCGCGCTGGAATTCATCAAGCACACCTGCCGTAAAGATGCCGCGTTGACCGCCGCCTTCACAGACCAGCGCAATCTTGCCAGGCTTGTAGGGTTTGTAAGCCAGGGCTTCGATATTCCCCAGCGTGACCGGAATTCTGTATCCCAACGCAGGCTCCTCAAAATAGTGCTTCTATGATGAGCATACTCCGTCTGTGTCCGATCGATAGAGTTGTTGCAAAATCCCGGAGATTAAATCGTTACTTCCTGTTAACCACACGCCGCGTCGTCCAATGATGCGGCTAAAGAGTCTGCCTCGGGTGATCCTTGTCATCCGTGCCCCTTGATAAGGCAAACTCTCATTAATCTCCGGAATTATTCAGATAAAAATCACTTTATCTTTTAATCGTTATAGGTGTCAGAGTCGTTTACGGCCGGTAAACAGGCTGACCAGGAACAGAATGATACCTACGACGAAGACGATTTTCGCAGCCCATGCAGCTGTACCAGCCAGACCACCGAAACCTAACGCTGCCGCGATCAACGCGATAATCAGAAATATAATACCCCAACGAAACATAAGCTTCTCCTTACCCTAATTAAAATATTCGTACGTCACTCGTTTATGAAATGCGTCGTGAATAACGGTTTATTACTGTAGTTACGACAATCGGAAGTACAGTATTAAAGATAGCTCGATATTTAAAAAACGAACGGAAACTCAGTGATTTCTCACGTAAAAAATTCGTAATTCATTTTTTATTTTTACAGTACGCGTGGTGCTTTACTTTCTACCTCAGGTCTTTTCAAGACTGGCGCAGACCCGCCCGCCTGGCAGGCCGCGCCGTTAAAAAGAATTAAGGTTGAACTTTCAGGTCGTTTTTAACGCTTTTCACGCCATCAACGGTCTTGGCAACGCTTTCAGCGCGGGAAGACTGAGCCTGATCTTTAACAGTACCGGAGAGCTGAACAACACCGTCGGTGGTTTCAACTTTGATCATACGCGAAGGTACGACGTCATCGGCCAGCAGCTTGGCTTTTACGGAAGTGGTTGTGGCGGCGTCACCGGCATAACCTTTCACGGATTGCTTGCTGCTGTCTTTAGTGTGCAGTTTGTCGCTGACGGATTTAACGCCTTCAACTTTGGTTGCTACCGCGACTGCCTGTTCCGCTTCGGCCTGAGAGCCTACGAAACCGCTTAGTGTCACGACGCCATTATCTGTTTTGACGGAAATGTCGGTGCTTTTAATAGCTTTATCGTCAACCAGGGCGCTTTTTACTTTCGCTGTGGTGGCGCTATCGCCCATGTAGCCATCAACTTTCTTCATGGAGCTATCGATTTTTGAACCCGCAGAGCTCGTGGAGCTGTCTGAGGCAGCCAATGCACTACCGCTCATCAGCGCGGTACCCAGAACAACGGCCATCATTGAGTATGCAAAATTAGACTTTTTCATCGATTTCTTCCTTACAGTTTGCCAGTCCTAATCGAGGACTCTTTACGCCACATGGTGGTGACGACTTAAAAGCTTGTTACTGTGATCACGTCACTGTGAATTTAAAAAATTCAGCACAACTCTCTACTTAGTATCCTAAGGCCAGCGTTAATGTCTGCCTTTCGTTGCGCGTATATTTAATATAGTCGACCATGAGCAAAACTGTAGTAAGAATGGCTAATTAACCGGTAATACAGATAAGTCTGAGCATTTTCACGATTTTTAGACTAAAAACCCTCAAAAAGGGCCATTTAATTTCGCACATAAACTATTTTTCAGTCTCGAGGCGAAAAAAAGACGGCCAATAGACCGTCTTTTTTAATGTTTTAAACCTGAAGCGGGCGATTAATGCTCGCGCGTTTTACGGAAATCGACTTCCGGATAACGGTCATTGGTCAGGTTGAGGTTCACCATCGAAGGCGCGATGTAAGTCAGGTTGTCGCCGCCATCCAGTGCCAG
It encodes:
- a CDS encoding patatin family protein; protein product: MGYRIPVTLGNIEALAYKPYKPGKIALVCEGGGQRGIFTAGVLDEFQRAGFNPFDLLIGTSAGAQNLSAYVCGQAGYARRVITRYTTSPNFFNPLRFVRGGHLIDLDWLVDETSRNMPLAMDSAEKLLIDGREFLMCACRSDDYQPNYFAPTRESWLPLIKASSAIPGFYRMGVDLDGISYQDGGISDAIPVEEAYRRGADTIVVIRTVPSAMFYTPQWMKRMEQWLSESSLQQLVHMVQHHEQSYYRIQQFIENPPGDLRIFEIFPPKPLASHALGSRLPALNQDYHLGRRCARYFLSIASHWLMPREKDMPMPIITPRKVRRTAVVIPPLTTPEIALPPSAAANQAFIAPQPAVNDIVVPDDIALTENLLDVAQRKVASAFMDEASRVVGSPVQETADIDSPFAPDTRMTPPTLEGEGDAL
- a CDS encoding TatD family hydrolase, which translates into the protein MKPAFIDTHCHFDFPPFSGHEAESLRLAAEAGVKQVIVPAVEAARFEKILRLAKEHGALFAALGLHPICISSHTDSCLEQLDEQLGGRHEKLVAIGETGLDLYMENPDFDKQQRLLNAQFALAKKYHLPLILHSRRTHDKLAAMLRKVSLPATGVVHGFAGSLSQAEAFVRLGFAIGVGGTITYERAQKTRQVMAKLPLTSLLLETDAPDMPLQGFQGQPNRPERAALVFASLCELREESPEHIADALQENARRVFNLPKLP
- a CDS encoding DUF1328 domain-containing protein, whose amino-acid sequence is MFRWGIIFLIIALIAAALGFGGLAGTAAWAAKIVFVVGIILFLVSLFTGRKRL
- the osmY gene encoding molecular chaperone OsmY; amino-acid sequence: MKKSNFAYSMMAVVLGTALMSGSALAASDSSTSSAGSKIDSSMKKVDGYMGDSATTAKVKSALVDDKAIKSTDISVKTDNGVVTLSGFVGSQAEAEQAVAVATKVEGVKSVSDKLHTKDSSKQSVKGYAGDAATTTSVKAKLLADDVVPSRMIKVETTDGVVQLSGTVKDQAQSSRAESVAKTVDGVKSVKNDLKVQP